One Vibrio quintilis DNA segment encodes these proteins:
- a CDS encoding Mor transcription activator family protein translates to MNSDLSWRDLLERKELLTVTKQMIQNDNSILGELYPVLSQAAQREGFPEKDLLLLFLIICDYLGGMMIYFPKGRNLRKVIKRYAVCAEFNGKNAKELSRKYGISLPAVYRYLKDGRELKDSVRTETQKYRDHLPFSPESKE, encoded by the coding sequence ATGAACAGTGATTTAAGCTGGCGGGATTTACTTGAAAGAAAAGAACTACTTACTGTGACGAAGCAGATGATACAGAACGACAACAGTATCCTCGGTGAACTGTATCCCGTTCTAAGTCAGGCAGCACAAAGAGAAGGCTTCCCGGAAAAAGATTTGCTGCTTCTGTTTCTTATCATTTGTGACTATCTGGGCGGCATGATGATCTATTTTCCAAAGGGCAGAAATCTCCGGAAGGTCATAAAAAGATATGCGGTATGTGCCGAGTTTAACGGAAAAAATGCCAAAGAACTGAGCCGGAAATACGGGATCAGTCTGCCAGCAGTTTACCGGTATCTGAAAGACGGACGTGAACTGAAAGATAGCGTCAGGACTGAAACTCAGAAATACCGGGATCACCTTCCTTTTTCTCCAGAATCAAAAGAATGA